GGTTCCCTCTATGGATCTGCCCAGGAGAAAGAACTATGCTGCTCCAACCAATCTGCCATTCTAGAGGGTTCCCCACACCCATCCCTGCCAGAGGGTCACTTCTTGATAACTTTCAAAATCCCCCAAACACATCAAATCTTTACCACCACCAACAGGGAAATAAGCACACCCCCATTTTATTGCCTTTTTGTCCAACAgtcttgagaagggaaaggagcAGGAATCGGGGTGGGTGAGGGGAGGTTTCCCCTCAAAACCATCATGTAGAGGTCTTGAGGGGGTCTTTAACTGATTAGCGGGGTGAGAGACCCCTTACCCCCTTCCTCACCAATCCCAGTTGGTCTCAATGGAGTAAAGATTTTTCTGAGGGGGTTTCCAGGCTTCTCACCGTCCATCAGGGCATCGTCCCAAACTCCTCCTCATCTGCTCTTCTCAGAGTTATCTTTGAGGAGCCAGCAGTGGTATTTCTCAGGGTTCTAGACAAAGGCGTCAGTCTCTTTCTGTCCAACAGAGGGGCGTCTTTGCTCCCCAGGCCTTAGGATAAGTAGCTTTCAGTTTGACAGTCCGCCCCAAGCCTCATTGGTTAAGTCTGACCCGGTACCATACAGCAAGTAAAGCCGGGCATTTCTCGCCATCGCACCCCACGTCCCAGGAGGGTTCTTCAACTACCTCAATCTGTCGATTTAGTTTCTCAAGACCTCTCACTTTCCATCGGGGGGCTCCCCAGTCCTCCAGTCCCCCTGAGCCATCGGGCGAGCCCTTCAGCCGGTCACCGTCCATCCAGCGGGGTCTTCGGTGTCCTCATGCTGTCTAGCGGTTTCCTCGGGTCGTCACCTTCACCAGACAGGGTCCCTGGGGCCCCTGCGCCGTTGGACTCCTCGGTCGGGCCCCGCGTACGCACGAAGGCCCCCATGGCCGTGGCGTGGCCCGAGCGTAGCATCTGGAGCTGGCGCCGACCGCGGCGGTACAGGTACTCTATGCGCAGTACGTCGGAGCGTGGCAGGCAGGCGTGCTGCCGGAACTCCGCCCGCACCCGTGCCTCGGCGCCCGGCTTCCCGCGCCCAGCGCGCAACAGTTCGCGGTACAGGCTCAGAACTTGCCTCTGCAACCGGCTGTGCCGGCTCATGGTAGCAGCTGGGCCGCGGGGCACGGAGCGGCGCCCGTGCACAGGCGGGAGAAGCGGTGAAACACAGCCATAGGAACTTCCGCCTCCCGCTCCCAGCTTTGCGGCGCCTTCGCGCCTCATAGGTTGTCGCTGCTTCTACGTCACAATGTTGTGTGTAAGGGGCGGAGCTAATGGTTCACTGGCCCGCCCCACTGGACATCTGTGTCCTTGAGAGGACGGTACTCCTGAGGGCCTGGAGAAGGAGGACGCTAGACGCTGAGACTCTTAGGTTTGGAGTCGGAAGAGACCAGGGGATCCTGACCTGACTCTTGGGTCCTGCGAGTGGAGAGAGCTAGAGGTTAGGATCCTTGTGTTCCCCAGAGCTCTGGGGGCACTGGGGGAGAGAAGACGGGCACACACGTGGGTTTATCCTCATTTATTAAAGCAACCATGGGAAGCTCCGTGCATCCCCACT
The nucleotide sequence above comes from Bos indicus x Bos taurus breed Angus x Brahman F1 hybrid chromosome 18, Bos_hybrid_MaternalHap_v2.0, whole genome shotgun sequence. Encoded proteins:
- the SDHAF1 gene encoding succinate dehydrogenase assembly factor 1, mitochondrial; its protein translation is MRREGAAKLGAGGGSSYGCVSPLLPPVHGRRSVPRGPAATMSRHSRLQRQVLSLYRELLRAGRGKPGAEARVRAEFRQHACLPRSDVLRIEYLYRRGRRQLQMLRSGHATAMGAFVRTRGPTEESNGAGAPGTLSGEGDDPRKPLDSMRTPKTPLDGR